From Scytonema millei VB511283:
GTTGACTCAGATAGCTCATGACTACAATTCTCCTCCATCATTAGGACGATTTTATTTAACTTTTCAATGACTGCGGGAGGCGAAAACTTGTTTCGCTGTTGGCGCTGAGCAGCTATTACCTTTTCTCTCAGCGATATATCTTTAGCAAGAATCTTTGCCAAGGCTGCGATTTCAACAAAGTTTTCCTTATTAGTAAACATCAGCCCAGCTTTACCTAATGTCTCAGGAATCGCACTGCTTTTGTACGCCAGAATCGGTACGTCAAACCACATCGCCTCAACTAAGGGAACGCAAAATCCCTCATGTTCGCTCATCGACCAAAAGAGGTGAGCAGTACGATAAAAAGCTAAGAGTTGGGCATCGTTGACTTGTCCTGGAAACATCACGTAGTTGGTTACGTGCAACCGATGCATCAAGCTCGTGACGTGGTGATAGTATGGATCGTTGATGTCGCCGCCACCGATAAGAATCAATCTTGCCTCTCGATCCATTGTCAAGTAATGGGCAAAAGCTTCTAGAAGGTGGTCTTGGCGCTTATGAGGCGAGACGCGCCCGACAAAGAGGAGATTAGTTTTACCATCCTGTAACTGCTGCATCAATTGTGGATCTGCTGCCATGTCCCACTTTTTTGGGTCTATAGGTATGGGCAGTACACCCGGTGTGGTAAACCCAGATTCCGCGAGTTCAGAGGCATTATAGGTAGACACGCCAACTGAGAGGGGGAAGTGTTGGGCAAGTTGGTTTAATTCAGCCCGACCTTGTTCTAGTAATTGGGCAACATCGGGGCGATACGACCGAAAAAACTCGGCAGGTGTGATGTTGTGATAGATGAGGCATTTCGTCCCGGGATGAGCGATCGCGTATTCTGTGACTTCGCAACCAATCGAGTGATGATAAATCAATCCAGCCTGTTGACCGATACTTTTAGCATGAGGTCTTTTGGCTTCATGGGTGGCGCGTGGGTCTAAATGTTCGGCAAAAATTTCTGATTTGTAACCAAGGGCTTGTAAATAGTTTCTAATCCACCTAGCATGGTTAGAAATGGCATCCCCGTACGAAAAACCAGCCATCAGTTGATGAATTTCTTTCAGTTTCTGTTGTGGCTTTGGGGAAGTGGCTGGAACGGTTGTCAGCCCTAAAATAGTTTCATAGCGATCGATGACTCCATCCCAACTCGCATTTTTCCTAGCATAGTTTTGACCGTTTGCACCGTATTCTGCTAGCTGTTCCATTCCAGCGCGATCGATTTGGGCAAACATCTCTGCCCATTCAAATTCTGTTGCTGCTAGCCAACCTCCCCGCGCGCTTTTGACAGCACTTGCAGTTGCCAAGCAATCTTGATGTACGACTACGGGTCGTCCGTAGAACCAGGCTTCCATCATGACGCGAGAGTAACTTTCATTCCGACTGGGTTGAAATAAAGCCAAGCAGTTTGCTAGCAGTGCTTCTTTCTCGCTTTCTGACACCAAACCAAGATCGGTTAACCCTGGCACAGAGTCGTGAAATGATGTTTCTCCCGAACCAGCTAAAATCAATTGCAAACTAGAGTCTGGATACTTCTGCTTGAAAATAGCATAAGCTCTGACTAAGAAATCTGTATTTTTTGTTGCATCTCGGCGACCGAGATAAAGAATATAGCGTTCTTTTTTGAGTGCGAGATTGCCAATATGAGTTAGAGTCGGATCGTCTTGCTGTCCAACTTCTATTCCCTCTCCAACGACACAACTTTTGCAAATAATCCCAGGACCGTATAACTTTTTGGCAAGTTGCTCTTCACCTTCGCTATTGAATAATAAACCGCGTGCTAGGTGAAACATCTGCTCGACTTGCGGCAAATAAGCATAAGCTTCGTCATGCAAACAGGGTTGTAAAAAAGCGCGATCGGCAACAAGTGACAGTCCATTTAAAATTGGACCGTACAGATAGGGGATGAATAAAAATGCTTGATATTGATGGTGATGAGTTTTGAGAAAGTGTAGTAGTTGGGGCGCACTAATACTCTCCGCGCAAAATATTGCCGCATCATCTAAGCTGACTGGACTGACTCCTGGTTTGAACTGCGCAGTCGGTACTCTCAGCATGAGATGATTGACTTGATTGAAAGCATCGTGATCGGTGCGGACGACCTTAAACCGACGAATTGCAATCCCTTCCTCTTGACTTAATCCAGGCTTGTAATGATTTTCTGCCCAGTTGCGATCGAAAGCTTGACAGCAAGTTGTGAGAATTTCAACTTTGTGTCCTCGTCGAACCAAACGGGAGGCGATCTGCCAAGCTTGTTGTTCTGCGCCGCCTTTTAAAGCTTTACCAAACCAAGGGATTACAATCGCCAGTGGCTTCATACTTTATATCCAATAAGGGCATAATCACGGGGACCAAAAAACCAGTTATGGAGGATTCGCATTTCTGGCTCGTCGCGATCGAAAGGACTCGTTTCGACTGGGTTTAAGTGTAAGATTTGAACGTTATGCAAGCCTTGATAGGTAAACAAGAATTGCATACTTTCTGGGTAGAGGGGTCTTTGGTGAGTCGGATCGGAATAAAAGTCACAAGCCCCTACGAGTAAATTTTGCGGATTTGGCGTTTCAAAAATAGCGATTCCATTTGGTTGTAAGACTCGCAAGACTTCTGTAATCAAGGTGAGCAACTGCGCAAAAGACAAGTGTTCGATAATATGAAAGCCAGTCACGGCTCCCAAGCTATTTTCTGGTAGCGATCGCAGGTAAGTAATAACATCGGCTTCAATCGCCTCCAGTCCCCTAGACTGACATTGCTCGATCGTGACTCGGTTAATATCGAGTCCTTTTGCCGTATATCCGTTGTCACGTAACAGTTCTAGCCATTCACCCCGTCCGCATCCTACATCTAAAATTGTTGCGTCTGGCGTGCCTACGTTGGCAGCGGCAATCTTCGGCAAGTAGACTTTGAGTTTATTTGTAATGTCTTCCCGCGAGCCGCGAAATCGTTCTTCAAACGCGGCATAAAAGGCATCTAGCGAGTGCTGATTTTCATCGAAAAAGCCGATCAAATGCTCTTGACTAAAAGCTCCTGGTAGGCGTTGCCGTGCTTCTTCGAGAAACAGAGTAATCAATCGCTTTTGCTGTGCTAAGTCATTTTTGAGATAGCTATCGTTTCGGTTGTGACGGTCTTCGATCGCCAGCAAGTGAGCATCCATGCTACTAATACGAATACCAATACCATTCAATCCTTCTTCAGTCAACTTGAGGCGATCGCTGAATTGCTCTAAGTTGAATTCACTGGCATGGATGCGAGCGCTATTTTGACTAAGCCGCTCCTCGCTAGCGTTTAAGCGTTCTCGATTTTGCTTGACTTGCTCTTGAGTGGCATGAATCTGGGTCACTTGCTCTTGGGTGACGCTATTGAGCCGCTCTCTAATCCGAGCCAGCTGCGATTCGCTCGAACCGAGGCGATCGCCTAATTGAGCTATCCGAGCTTCTGTAGAACTGAGGCGATCGCTCATGCTACTCATTTGAATTTTTAACTCGGCTACCTGTTCGCTCAGCCGTTGCTCGATCGCCGCTACCTCTCTTAATCCTTGACTGAGAGAAAAATTAACGACTCGTTGCTCTTTCTGAATAAAGTTGTAAATTTTGAGACTATACTTTTTTAACCAACCGACATTAAAGGGAAAGCGATCGAACTTTTTGGGCCAATGAGTGCGGACTTGAGCCTTGAACTCAGCATTACTCGCTAATGCTTCTATGTGGCTGATATTGACCACTTCTTTCGCGATCGCCCCTGTGACATGGCGATCGTGCTGTAATACCGTCAGCAAATCTGGCTGTCGTCGAGAAACTTCCTCTGTAATTTTTTGTTTTAATTCCTCAATATTTATTTCTGGATTATTTGCTTCAATCATTGCGGACTAACTCTGAGATTAACCTACTATTTCTAGCTTAATTTTTTTCGATGCAACAACTAATCCGTAGGCACGATTGTTTTGACTATTTTTGCTGGAACCCCTGCAACAATTTGATAGCTGGGAACATCGCCTTTGACAACTGCACCTGCTGCGACTACAGAATGCTTGCCGATTTTGCAAGGACCAATGACTGTAACATTACTGGCTATCCACACTCCCTCCTCGATCGCAATATCATTTCCTTCAGTCGGAAAATCATACATTCTAGCTTTACCAAACTTGGTGTAATCGTGGGTTCCGGTAATCAAGCTGACGTTATGACCGAAAAAAACATCTTCTCCAATACATATAGTGCCAGAAGATAAGTTAAATAGAGCATTATTGACAACGCACGATGCTGATAGTTTAAGTCTTTGGGGATCGCCATAAACTAAATAATGGTTTAATTGCACTTGTTCGATGCGTTTCTCTAGATCGGCTTGAGCTAGTTTTTGGTTTAAATAACTATCGATTTGTGCTTGCCAATAACCTTGAGATAGTTTTTGACTTAAATAATTATCGACCCACCCTTGCATCCAATTTTTTAATTTAGATTTAAAAAAATTATGATTAAAAAAGGAATTTAAAAATTTATCGATTGTCCCGTACATGCGAGTTCCTCACATAGTCTGATCTGCCTACCTGCGACTTGGAATACACCATCGACGAAATCATTGACTGCTGCTTGGATGGTAATCGCATTTTGAATCCAGTCGAGCATCTCTAAATTTTCATGAGGACCATCGCCAAATGCAATATCAAAAGCATAGCTACCTCCGGCAAGGTGGGGCCAAATAAACTCGAATTCGACTGTCGCTCTACCAATTTCCGATTTTGATAACCAGTAATCGGCAAATTCTTTATCTAAAAGTTCGGTACTCCAACCGGAAAGCACGGTTCGCAGACGATCTAATAAAGCAATACCAACGTTTGGTTTTCTGACGCGATCGTGCCTAAATGTAGTAATTCTGACTTTAACAATGTCACCTGGATAAACTAATTGAATTGGGCGATCGTTTGCTCCTAATAAACAGATATCTTCTATTTCTGCTCGACCCGTACCAAATCTTTCATAGTTAGCAAATGATAGAAATGGTTTATTAGTAAAAGGATTGATTTCTTTAATTGTGATTTTCTGAATATCAATATTTTCATCATTCTGATTGTTAATCGCTATACTATGGGGAACATCTGGGCGATCGTGGAGGTGTGAAGCAGTACGTTTATTGACTTCCTCGTGTACCCAAGCTTGATAATGCTTGCAAACTTCCGCTGGTTTACCGCGATCGACAACGATCCCTTGATTCATCCAAAGCGCTTTTGTACAAAGGCGCGAGACTGCCCCCACATCGTGAGATACATATAAAATTGTCCCACCACTATCTTGAAATTCCCGAATTTTTGCCATACACCGATGTACGAACACGCCGTCTCCTACAGCTAGTGCTTCATCCACAATTAAAATTTCGGGATTGACATTAATCGCGACAGCAAAAGCTAAGCGGACAAACATACCGCTAGAATAGGTTTTAACGGGTTGTTCCATAAACTCGCCAATTTCTGCAAAAGAGGCAATTTCTTCAAACTTAGTTTCGATTTCGGCTCGGTTTAAACCTAAAATCTGTCCGTTAAAAAAGACATTTTGCCGTCCGGTAAACTCGGGATTAAACCCGCTCCCTAACTCAAGTAAAGCAGAAACTCGACCGCTAACATATACTTCCCCTGTTGTGGGTGTTAGCGTTCCTGCAATAACTTGTAATAACGTACTCTTACCAGAACCATTTTGACCGATAATTCCTACAGTTTCCCCCTTTGTTACCTCTAGGCTGATATCTTTCAACGCCCAGAATTCCTGGGCGCGGCTTTTGCCAGGTAATAAAATCTCTTTGAGTCGATCTATCGGGCGGTTGTAACACCTGTAGCACTTCGAGATTTGTTTTAAGGAAATTGCAATCTCACTCATCACACGCTGCTAGGCAAAACTAGAGGACATCGGCAAAAGCTGGGCGTAACTTCTTGTATATCCAGAAGCCGCCTGCAAACACAACCAGAGAAACTATGCCAGCAATTGCCCACTCTCCCCAATGTTTCACTTCTCCCACTAACACCAAGCCGCGATAAGTTTCTGCGATCGTTGCCATTGGATTTAACCAGAATACCCAGTCTCTAATTTGAGGTGGAATGAGAGATTCGGGATAAACAATTGGCGCTAAATATAACCAGATATTTAAAATAACTGCTAAAGTCTGAGGAATATCTCGCAAAAATACTGTTAGTCCCGCGGCAATATATGCCAGTCCTGATGTAAATAGTATTTGAGTCAGCCAAAGTAGAGGTAGCAGTAAAAGCGTGATGTGAATCGTTTTTGTGGTTACTGCTACCAGAAAAATCAATGCCATCAATCCAAACGTGCTTTCAACAAATGCAGATAGCACTGGTACTAAAGGTAGAAGAGACAAAGGA
This genomic window contains:
- a CDS encoding glycosyltransferase family 4 protein, producing MKPLAIVIPWFGKALKGGAEQQAWQIASRLVRRGHKVEILTTCCQAFDRNWAENHYKPGLSQEEGIAIRRFKVVRTDHDAFNQVNHLMLRVPTAQFKPGVSPVSLDDAAIFCAESISAPQLLHFLKTHHHQYQAFLFIPYLYGPILNGLSLVADRAFLQPCLHDEAYAYLPQVEQMFHLARGLLFNSEGEEQLAKKLYGPGIICKSCVVGEGIEVGQQDDPTLTHIGNLALKKERYILYLGRRDATKNTDFLVRAYAIFKQKYPDSSLQLILAGSGETSFHDSVPGLTDLGLVSESEKEALLANCLALFQPSRNESYSRVMMEAWFYGRPVVVHQDCLATASAVKSARGGWLAATEFEWAEMFAQIDRAGMEQLAEYGANGQNYARKNASWDGVIDRYETILGLTTVPATSPKPQQKLKEIHQLMAGFSYGDAISNHARWIRNYLQALGYKSEIFAEHLDPRATHEAKRPHAKSIGQQAGLIYHHSIGCEVTEYAIAHPGTKCLIYHNITPAEFFRSYRPDVAQLLEQGRAELNQLAQHFPLSVGVSTYNASELAESGFTTPGVLPIPIDPKKWDMAADPQLMQQLQDGKTNLLFVGRVSPHKRQDHLLEAFAHYLTMDREARLILIGGGDINDPYYHHVTSLMHRLHVTNYVMFPGQVNDAQLLAFYRTAHLFWSMSEHEGFCVPLVEAMWFDVPILAYKSSAIPETLGKAGLMFTNKENFVEIAALAKILAKDISLREKVIAAQRQQRNKFSPPAVIEKLNKIVLMMEENCSHELSESTLKSLKQS
- a CDS encoding class I SAM-dependent methyltransferase: MIEANNPEINIEELKQKITEEVSRRQPDLLTVLQHDRHVTGAIAKEVVNISHIEALASNAEFKAQVRTHWPKKFDRFPFNVGWLKKYSLKIYNFIQKEQRVVNFSLSQGLREVAAIEQRLSEQVAELKIQMSSMSDRLSSTEARIAQLGDRLGSSESQLARIRERLNSVTQEQVTQIHATQEQVKQNRERLNASEERLSQNSARIHASEFNLEQFSDRLKLTEEGLNGIGIRISSMDAHLLAIEDRHNRNDSYLKNDLAQQKRLITLFLEEARQRLPGAFSQEHLIGFFDENQHSLDAFYAAFEERFRGSREDITNKLKVYLPKIAAANVGTPDATILDVGCGRGEWLELLRDNGYTAKGLDINRVTIEQCQSRGLEAIEADVITYLRSLPENSLGAVTGFHIIEHLSFAQLLTLITEVLRVLQPNGIAIFETPNPQNLLVGACDFYSDPTHQRPLYPESMQFLFTYQGLHNVQILHLNPVETSPFDRDEPEMRILHNWFFGPRDYALIGYKV
- a CDS encoding acyltransferase; its protein translation is MQGWVDNYLSQKLSQGYWQAQIDSYLNQKLAQADLEKRIEQVQLNHYLVYGDPQRLKLSASCVVNNALFNLSSGTICIGEDVFFGHNVSLITGTHDYTKFGKARMYDFPTEGNDIAIEEGVWIASNVTVIGPCKIGKHSVVAAGAVVKGDVPSYQIVAGVPAKIVKTIVPTD
- a CDS encoding ABC transporter ATP-binding protein, with translation MSEIAISLKQISKCYRCYNRPIDRLKEILLPGKSRAQEFWALKDISLEVTKGETVGIIGQNGSGKSTLLQVIAGTLTPTTGEVYVSGRVSALLELGSGFNPEFTGRQNVFFNGQILGLNRAEIETKFEEIASFAEIGEFMEQPVKTYSSGMFVRLAFAVAINVNPEILIVDEALAVGDGVFVHRCMAKIREFQDSGGTILYVSHDVGAVSRLCTKALWMNQGIVVDRGKPAEVCKHYQAWVHEEVNKRTASHLHDRPDVPHSIAINNQNDENIDIQKITIKEINPFTNKPFLSFANYERFGTGRAEIEDICLLGANDRPIQLVYPGDIVKVRITTFRHDRVRKPNVGIALLDRLRTVLSGWSTELLDKEFADYWLSKSEIGRATVEFEFIWPHLAGGSYAFDIAFGDGPHENLEMLDWIQNAITIQAAVNDFVDGVFQVAGRQIRLCEELACTGQSINF
- a CDS encoding ABC transporter permease, which encodes MKRSLLVKPELWTKLYLLRTLVQRDLEARYKGSILGNIWPLLNQLSQLLIYTYVFSIVMKVRLNLKGLPENNSLTFGLWLFAGLLPWIAFTNGLLQSSNSVVGNTNLVKKVVFPLSLLPLVPVLSAFVESTFGLMALIFLVAVTTKTIHITLLLLPLLWLTQILFTSGLAYIAAGLTVFLRDIPQTLAVILNIWLYLAPIVYPESLIPPQIRDWVFWLNPMATIAETYRGLVLVGEVKHWGEWAIAGIVSLVVFAGGFWIYKKLRPAFADVL